The nucleotide sequence GCGGGCCATCGAATGCCGGCCTGCCCGCTGATGGCGTGCTGCATTGTCACCGTGCCCGCGCTGCCGACCGGCGCGGCCGGCATCGGTGCGCCGGTCACCGCCGGCACGGTGCTGCGGCTTGTGCTGGAGCGCGCCGGCGACGGCCACATCCCCTCGCCGCTGCCGAAGATTCCCCGAGCCTGAGCGACGCGTTGCGCGGCCACTTGGCCGCGAGCCGTCCCGCGTGCCGAGCGGCCGCGGGCACGGATGACGTTTCCTCACATCTCGGAGATTTCCATGTTCGCCTCAAATTTCGGGCGCGCCACCGCGCTCGCCCTGGCGCTCGCCTCGGTTTCGTTCGCCACCGCCGCCCGCGCCGACATCAAGGACTATGAGTTCCAGCTGGTCGAGCCTCAGCTCAAGACCGGCGAGGCCATCGTCGCGCTGCGCGTGGTGCACAAGCCGACCGGCAAGCCGGTGCCGGACGCCGTGATCTTCTCCAAACGGCTCGACATGGCGCCGGACAACATGGCGGGGATGACCGCGCCGCTGGAGCCGCTGCCGGCCACCGAGCCAGGCGTCTACCGCTTCAGGACCGACCTCACCATGGCCGGGCGCTGGCAGCTCTCGGTCGCCGCCAAGCTGCAGGGCGAGGACGGCACCTTGCAGAGCCGGCTGATCGTCAAGGCCCTGCCATGAGGCAGGCCATCGTCGTCGCCACCCTCGCCGCGATCGCCGCGGCGGGGGGAGGCTACCTTGTCGGTCAGCGCGGCGCGGCGCCCTCCCAGCCCGCCACGTCCCAGCCGGCGAGCGGGCCCGTGCTGTATTGGCGCCACCCCGACCAGCCGCGCTACGCCGCCGCGCCGCAGCACACCGACGACCACCGCGCCTATCTGCCGGTGCGGGCCGGCGAGGACGTCTCGTTCGACGATCCTCCGGCTGCCGCCGTGGCCGGCGGCCCGCGAAAAATCCTCTACTACCGCAACCCGATGGGGCTGCCGGACACCTCGAAGGTGCCGAAGAAGGACCAGATGGGGATGGACTACGTCCCCGTCTACGACGGCGAGGCTGACGACGGCTCGGTCCGCCTCACCGCGGCGAAGATCCAGAAGCTGGGGGTGCAGTCGGCGCCGGCCGAGCGGCGCCGGCTCGGCCGCGTTGTGCGGGCGGCGGGCGTCGTTGCCGTCGACGAGCGGCGCGCGAGCGTGGTGTCACTGCGCTTCGATGCCTGGATCGAGAGCGTCGCCAACGTCACCACCGGCGACACCGTGCGCCAGGGCCAGCCGCTGATGCGGGTCTACGGCCCCGCGCTTGCCACCGACGCCGCTCAGTACGCCTCGGTGCTAGCGGGCAGCGCCGCCGCCTACGGCCCGACGGGAGCGAAGGGCGCCCGCCAGCGGCTGGAAAACCTCGCGGTGCCGGCAAGCTACATCGCCGCGCTCGAGCGCACCCGGCAGGTCGCGCTCAGTCTCGACTGGCCGGCGCCGCGCGACGGCGTGGTGCTGACGCGGAGCGCGGTCGAGGGCATGAAGGCCCCGGCCGGCGAGGTGTTGTTCCGCCTTGCCGACCTCGCCAAGGTGTGGGTGCTGGCCGACATGTCCGAAACCGACCTGCCGGCGGTGGCGCTCGGCCAGACCGCGCGGGTGCGGCCGCGCGGCGACCCGGACCACGCCTTCACCGGCAAAGTCGCGCTGATCTATCCGCAGATCAACAAGGAGACCCGCACCGCGCGGGTGCGCATCGAGCTCGACAATCCCGACCTCGTCCTGAAGCCGGACATGTACGCCGAGGTCGAGATCGACAGCGGCACCGGCGAGGCGGTGCTGACGGTGCCGGACAGCGCGGTGATCGATTCCGGCACCCGCCAGACCGTGATCGTCGACCGCGGCGAGGGCCGGTTCGAGCCCAAAAGCGTGGTGCTGGGGCGCCGCGGCAACGGCTATGTCGAAATCCGTGACGGCATCGACGACGGCGACTGGCTGGTGGTGAAGGCGACCTTCCTGATCGACGCCGAGAGCAACCTGACCAGCGCGCTGCGCGGGCTCACCGCGGGGGATGCGCGATGATCGCCCGCCTGATCGCGTGGTCGGCGCGCAACTTGGTGCTGATCCTGATCGCCACCGCCATGGCGGTCGCGGCCGGAAGCTATTCGCTGCGCCACCTGCCGCTCGACGCGTTGCCCGACCTGTCCGACACCCAGGTGATCGTGCTGACCGACGTTCCCGGCCAGGCACCGCAGGTGGTGGAGGATCAGGTCACCTACCCGCTCACCACCGCCATGCTGACGGTGCCGAAGTCGAAGGTGGTGCGCGGCTTTTCGTTCTTCGGCGTGTCGTTTGTCTACGTCATCTTCGCCGACGGCACCGACATCTATTGGGCGCGCTCGCGGGTGCTGGAATCCCTCAACGCCGCCGCCGCGCGGCTGCCGGCCGGGGTGACGCCGACGCTGGGGCCGGACGCCACCGGCGTCGGCTGGGTCTACCAGTACGCGCTGCTCGCCAAGGATTTGACGCTGGCCGAGCTGCGCTCGCTCCAGGATTGGCACGTCCGCTACGCCGCGGCCAAAGCGGACGGCGTGGCCGAGGTCGCCTCCGTCGGCGGCTTCGTCAAGCAGTACAACGTGGTGGTCGACCCGCGCCGGCTGCGCGCGCTCGGCATTTCGCTCGCCCAGGTGCGCGAGGCGATCCGCGCCTCCAACACCGACGTCGGCGGCCGCACCGTCGAGCTTGCCGAGTTCGAGTTCATGGTGCGCGGCCGCGGCTACCTCACCGGCGTGGCCGACCTCGAACAGGTGGTGCTGAAGGCCGAGGCCGGCACCCCGGTGCTGCTGCGCGACGTCGCCCGCATCGAGATCGGCCCGGACGAGCGGCGCGGCATCGCCGAGCTCAACGGCGAGGGCGAGGTCGCAAGCGGCGTGGTGCTGCAGCGCTTCGGCGCCAACGCCCTCGACGTCATCGCCAGCGTCAAGGCGACGCTCGCAGCATTCGCAACGAGCCTGCCGGCGGGGGTCGACATCGTGGCGGTCTACGACCGCTCCGAGCTGATCGAGCGCGCCATCGCCACGCTGAAATCGACGCTGATCGAGGAAAGCCTGATCGTCGCCGCGGTGTGCGTGGTGTTTCTCCTCCACGTCCGCAGCGCGCTGGTGGCGATCATCATGCTGCCGGTCGGCATCCTGATCGCGTTCGCCTTGATGAAGGCGCTCGGGCTCGGCTCCAACATCATGAGCTTAGGGGGCATCGCCATCGCCATCGGCGCCATGGTCGATGCCGCCATCGTGATGATCGAGAACGCCCACAAGCACCTGGAGCGCGCGCCGAAGGACAAGCCGCGGCTCGAGGTGCTGATCGAGGCGGCAGCTGAGGTCGGCCCGGCGCTGTTCTTCAGCCTGCTCGTCATCACCGTGTCGTTCCTGCCGATCTTCGCGCTGGAGGCGCAGGAAGGCCGGATGTTCCACCCGCTCGCCTTCACCAAGACGTTTGCGATGGCGGCGGCGGCGCTGCTGTCGGTGACGCTGGTGCCGGCGTTGATGGTGCTTTTCGTCCGCGGCCGCATCATTCCGGAGCAGAACAATCCCATCAACCGCGCGCTGATCTTGCTCTACCGGCCGATCATCGGCGCGGTGCTGAACGCCAAGGTCGTCACCATCGTGCTGGCGCTCGCCGTGCTCGGTGCAAGCTGGTGGCCGGCCAGCCGGATCGGAACGGAGTTCATGCCGACGCTGGACGAGGGCACGCTGTTCTACATGCCGACCACGCTGCCGGGGCTGTCGGTCACCACGGCGGCCGAGCTGCTGCAGACCCAGAACCGCATCATCAAGTCGTTTCCGGAGGTCGCCTCGGTGTTCGGCAAGGCCGGCCGCGCCAATAGCGCGACCGATCCGGCGCCGTTGGAGATGTTCGAGACCATCATCAACCTGAAGCCGCGGCCCGAGTGGCGTGCGGGCCTCACCGTCGATGGCCTGATCGCCGAGATGGACCGGGCGCTGCAGTTCCCGGGCGTCTCCAACTCCTGGACCATGCCGATCAAGGCCCGCATCGACATGCTGTCGACCGGCATCCGCACCCCGGTCGGCATCAAGATTCTCGGCCGTGACCTCGCCGAGATGGAGCAGGTGGCGCGGCAAGTCGAGGCGGCGGTGAAACGCGTGCCCGGCACCACCAGCGCCTACGCCGAGCGCGTCATCGGCGGCTACTACCTCGACGTGGTGCCGGACCGCGCCGCGCTGGCGCGCTACGGCCTCACCATCGCCGCGGTGCAGGAGGTGGTGGCGGGCGCGCTGGGCGGACAGACCGTCACCACCACCGTCGAGGGCCGCGAGCGCTACGGCGTCACCGTGCGCTATCCGCGCGACCTGCGCTCCGACCCCGAGGCGATCGCCCGCGAGGTGCTGGTGGCGCTGCCGAATGGCGGCGGCGCGGTGCCGCTCGGCGAGGTGGCGAAGCTCGAGCGCACGCGCGGCGCCACCACCATCCGCACCGAGAACGGCCAGCTCGCGCTCTATATCTTCGTCGACCTGCGCGAGCGCGACCTCGGCTCCTTTGTCGCCGACGCCAAGCGCGCGGTCGCCGGCGAAGTGACGTTCCCGCCCGGCACATTTGCTGTGTGGAGCGGCCAGTACGAGTATCTCGAGCGCGCCGCGGCGCGTCTCAAGGTGGTGGTGCCGGTGACGCTGCTGGCGATCTTCCTGTTGCTGTATCTCAACTTCCGCCGGCTGACCGAGACCCTGATCGTGATGGCCTCGCTGCCGTTCGCGCTGGTCGGCGGGCTGTGGCTGATGTGGTGGCTCGGCTTCAATTTCTCGGTCGCGGTGGCGGTCGGCTTCATCGCGCTGGCGGGCGTTGCCGCCGAAACCGGGGTGGTGATGCTGATCTATCTCGACCACGCCATGGCCGAGGTCCGCGCGAGGTGCTGCGCCGAGGGCCGGACGTTCGGCCGCGCCGAGTTGCACCGGGCGGTCATGCTCGGCGCGGTCGAGCGGGTGCGGCCGAAGATGATGACGGTGGTCGCCATCATCGCCGGCCTGTTGCCGATCCTGTGGAGCAGCGGCACCGGATCGGAGGTGATGCAGCGCATCGCCGTGCCGATGATCGGCGGCATGGTGTCGTCCACCGTGCTGACGCTGGTGGTGATCCCGGCGGTCTACGCTCTGGTCAAGAGCGTCGGCCTCCGCCGCGCCGCCGCGGCGTGATCCGCCCGACCGATCAGGCAGCGCTGGCGAGTTCGCCCGCCAGCGCCTTGTCGATCAGCGCCACCGTCTCAGGCACGCCGTAGATCGCCACGAACGAGCCGAACCGCGGCCCGCGCTCCTGGCCGAGCAGCAGGCGGTAGATCGCGCCGAACCATTCCTGCGACACGCCGGGGCGCTCCGGCGTCGCGCCCTTGGCTTTCAGGTCGTGGTAGCGCGGGATCGCCCGGCCGATGTCGTAGACCTTGACCTGGATGTCCTCGGCCGCGGTGTCCGGCGCCAGCGCCGCCAGCGCCGCGCGCAGCGCCTCGAGCGCGCCGCGCTCGACCTCGTCCGCCACCGCGAACCGCTTCGCCGGCTTGACGAAGTCGTGGTAGTAGCGCACCGCATAGCCGACCAGCTGGTCGAGCTTGGGATGGGTCGCGGGCGAGGAGCCCGGCGCGTAGCGCTGGATGAAGCCCCACAGCACCGCCTTGTCCTCGGCGTGCGACACCGAGGCGAGGTTGAGCAGCATCGAGAACGAGATCGGCACCTCGCTGTTCGGCGGCGCGCCGGAATGGATGTGCCACACCGGGTTCGACAGCTGCGTCCTGCCGTCCTGGCCGGGATACTTCTCGAGGTAGGTCAGATAGTCGTCGACGGTTTTGGGAATGACGTCGAAATAGAGCCGCTTTGCCGCCTTGGGCTGCTGGAACATGTAGAGCGACAGGCTCTCGGGGCTGGCATAGGCCAGCCACTCGTCGATGGTGAGGCCGTTGCCCTTGGATTTGGAGATCTTCTGGCCCTTCTCGTCGAGGAACAGCTCGTAATTGAAGCCCTCCGGCGGCGTGCCACCCAGCGCCCGGCAGATCTCGCCCGACAGCTTGACCGAGTCGATCAGGTCCTTGCCGGCCATCTCGTAGTCGATGCCGAACGCGGTCCAGCGCATCGCCCAGTCCGGCTTCCACTGCAGCTTGCAGTGGCCCCCCGTGACCGGGAGGGTGACGCGCTCAGCCGTTTCGGGGTCGTCGTAGGAGATGGTGCCGGCGTTCACGTCGCGCGCGACGATCGGCACCTGCAGCACCACCTTGGTGCGCGGGCAGATCGGCAGGAACGGCGAATAGCTCTGCGCCCGCTCCTGGCGGAGCGAGGGCAGCATGATCGCCATCACCTGATCGAACCGCTCCAGCACCGTCAGCAGCGTCTGGTCGAACCGTCCGGAGGTGTAGCAGTCGGTGGCCGAGACGAAGTCGTAGTCGAAGCTGAAGGCGTCGAGGAAGGCGCGCAGGCGGGCATTGTTGTGGGCGCCGAACGAGGAATGGGTGCCGAACGGGTCCGGCACCTTGGTCAGCGGCTTGCCGAGATTGGCGCCGACCAGCTCCTTGTTGGGGATGTTGTCCGGCACCTTGCGCAGGCCGTCCATGTCGTCGGAAAACGCGATCAGGCGAGTCTTGACGCGGTCTTCGGTGAGGATGCGGAAGGCATGGCGCACCATGGTGGTGCGGGCGACCTCGCCGAAGGTGCCGATGTGCGGCAGGCCGGACGGGCCATAGCCGGTCTCGAACAGCACTTCGTCCTTGGGCAGCCGTTTCAGCCGCTCGACCACTTTCCGCGCCTCCTCGAACGGCCAGGCGGTGGAGGATTCGGCGAGCGCCCTGAGGGCGGCGGCGGTTTCGGTGGTCATGGCATGTCCCTGATGGTCGCGCGGACATAAATCCCGCGCGGCGCCGGGGGTCAACGGGCGGCGACCCCGCCAGCGTCAAGCGTCAGAAAAAGCCGATCGGGAAATAGCGCAAATAGAGGTCGGTATAGACGCCCTTCTCCCACAGCTTCTGCAGCGCCCAATCGAACGCGCGACGAAGCGGCTCGTTGCCCTTGCGCACCGCGATGCCGACGCCCTCGCCGAAATAGCGGCTTTCGTAGAAGACGCCGCCGCGGAAGGCGCAGCAATTGGCCGAGGTGGTGCCGTTGAGCCAGAACGCCAGCTGGATGCCGTCGCCGAACAGGAGGTCGACCTGCTTGGCCTTCAGCGCCTCCTCGGCAGCCTCCAGGCTCGGAAACGGCTTGAGGCTGGTCTCGGTGAAGAAGGCGCGCAGATAGGCCTCGTGCGCGGTGCCGGCGACCACCGCCACCGAGCGGCCGATCACGGTTTCCGGCTTGAGGTCGACGAGGTCGAGGTCGGTGCGGGCGACGAAGCGGGCCGGGGTGCGGTAATAGCGGTCGGTGAAATCGGCCTTGGCGCGAGTCTGCGGGGTGATGGCGAGCGAGGCGACCACGGCGTCGCCGCGGTTCTCGTTCAGCGCGTCGAGCAGGGTGTCGAACCGGCGCACCTGGACGGTGCAGGCGACCTTCAGCTCCTCGCAGATGGCGCGGGCGAGGTCGACATTGAAGCCGGTCGGGTTGTTGTCGGCGCCCTTGAAGTTGAACGGCGGGTAATCCTCCTCGGTGAGGAAGCGGATCAGGCCGAGGCGGCCGAGGTCCGGCCGCTCGGGCCGCCGCTTGGGATCCCAGAAGCTCGGCACCCGCACGCCATCGCCCGGCCCGGCCGCCTGGGCGGGCAACAGCGGCGCCGCCAGTCCCAGCAGCGCCAGCACGGTGGCGAATACCCGCAGTCGTCGCATTGAGTTCAGCTCACACGCTCCGCGTTTGTCCGCAGTTTTCACGGCCGGCACGGT is from Blastochloris viridis and encodes:
- a CDS encoding FixH family protein gives rise to the protein MFASNFGRATALALALASVSFATAARADIKDYEFQLVEPQLKTGEAIVALRVVHKPTGKPVPDAVIFSKRLDMAPDNMAGMTAPLEPLPATEPGVYRFRTDLTMAGRWQLSVAAKLQGEDGTLQSRLIVKALP
- a CDS encoding efflux RND transporter periplasmic adaptor subunit, which produces MRQAIVVATLAAIAAAGGGYLVGQRGAAPSQPATSQPASGPVLYWRHPDQPRYAAAPQHTDDHRAYLPVRAGEDVSFDDPPAAAVAGGPRKILYYRNPMGLPDTSKVPKKDQMGMDYVPVYDGEADDGSVRLTAAKIQKLGVQSAPAERRRLGRVVRAAGVVAVDERRASVVSLRFDAWIESVANVTTGDTVRQGQPLMRVYGPALATDAAQYASVLAGSAAAYGPTGAKGARQRLENLAVPASYIAALERTRQVALSLDWPAPRDGVVLTRSAVEGMKAPAGEVLFRLADLAKVWVLADMSETDLPAVALGQTARVRPRGDPDHAFTGKVALIYPQINKETRTARVRIELDNPDLVLKPDMYAEVEIDSGTGEAVLTVPDSAVIDSGTRQTVIVDRGEGRFEPKSVVLGRRGNGYVEIRDGIDDGDWLVVKATFLIDAESNLTSALRGLTAGDAR
- a CDS encoding efflux RND transporter permease subunit — its product is MIARLIAWSARNLVLILIATAMAVAAGSYSLRHLPLDALPDLSDTQVIVLTDVPGQAPQVVEDQVTYPLTTAMLTVPKSKVVRGFSFFGVSFVYVIFADGTDIYWARSRVLESLNAAAARLPAGVTPTLGPDATGVGWVYQYALLAKDLTLAELRSLQDWHVRYAAAKADGVAEVASVGGFVKQYNVVVDPRRLRALGISLAQVREAIRASNTDVGGRTVELAEFEFMVRGRGYLTGVADLEQVVLKAEAGTPVLLRDVARIEIGPDERRGIAELNGEGEVASGVVLQRFGANALDVIASVKATLAAFATSLPAGVDIVAVYDRSELIERAIATLKSTLIEESLIVAAVCVVFLLHVRSALVAIIMLPVGILIAFALMKALGLGSNIMSLGGIAIAIGAMVDAAIVMIENAHKHLERAPKDKPRLEVLIEAAAEVGPALFFSLLVITVSFLPIFALEAQEGRMFHPLAFTKTFAMAAAALLSVTLVPALMVLFVRGRIIPEQNNPINRALILLYRPIIGAVLNAKVVTIVLALAVLGASWWPASRIGTEFMPTLDEGTLFYMPTTLPGLSVTTAAELLQTQNRIIKSFPEVASVFGKAGRANSATDPAPLEMFETIINLKPRPEWRAGLTVDGLIAEMDRALQFPGVSNSWTMPIKARIDMLSTGIRTPVGIKILGRDLAEMEQVARQVEAAVKRVPGTTSAYAERVIGGYYLDVVPDRAALARYGLTIAAVQEVVAGALGGQTVTTTVEGRERYGVTVRYPRDLRSDPEAIAREVLVALPNGGGAVPLGEVAKLERTRGATTIRTENGQLALYIFVDLRERDLGSFVADAKRAVAGEVTFPPGTFAVWSGQYEYLERAAARLKVVVPVTLLAIFLLLYLNFRRLTETLIVMASLPFALVGGLWLMWWLGFNFSVAVAVGFIALAGVAAETGVVMLIYLDHAMAEVRARCCAEGRTFGRAELHRAVMLGAVERVRPKMMTVVAIIAGLLPILWSSGTGSEVMQRIAVPMIGGMVSSTVLTLVVIPAVYALVKSVGLRRAAAA
- a CDS encoding lysine--tRNA ligase; translation: MTTETAAALRALAESSTAWPFEEARKVVERLKRLPKDEVLFETGYGPSGLPHIGTFGEVARTTMVRHAFRILTEDRVKTRLIAFSDDMDGLRKVPDNIPNKELVGANLGKPLTKVPDPFGTHSSFGAHNNARLRAFLDAFSFDYDFVSATDCYTSGRFDQTLLTVLERFDQVMAIMLPSLRQERAQSYSPFLPICPRTKVVLQVPIVARDVNAGTISYDDPETAERVTLPVTGGHCKLQWKPDWAMRWTAFGIDYEMAGKDLIDSVKLSGEICRALGGTPPEGFNYELFLDEKGQKISKSKGNGLTIDEWLAYASPESLSLYMFQQPKAAKRLYFDVIPKTVDDYLTYLEKYPGQDGRTQLSNPVWHIHSGAPPNSEVPISFSMLLNLASVSHAEDKAVLWGFIQRYAPGSSPATHPKLDQLVGYAVRYYHDFVKPAKRFAVADEVERGALEALRAALAALAPDTAAEDIQVKVYDIGRAIPRYHDLKAKGATPERPGVSQEWFGAIYRLLLGQERGPRFGSFVAIYGVPETVALIDKALAGELASAA
- a CDS encoding transporter substrate-binding domain-containing protein; the encoded protein is MRRLRVFATVLALLGLAAPLLPAQAAGPGDGVRVPSFWDPKRRPERPDLGRLGLIRFLTEEDYPPFNFKGADNNPTGFNVDLARAICEELKVACTVQVRRFDTLLDALNENRGDAVVASLAITPQTRAKADFTDRYYRTPARFVARTDLDLVDLKPETVIGRSVAVVAGTAHEAYLRAFFTETSLKPFPSLEAAEEALKAKQVDLLFGDGIQLAFWLNGTTSANCCAFRGGVFYESRYFGEGVGIAVRKGNEPLRRAFDWALQKLWEKGVYTDLYLRYFPIGFF